Proteins encoded within one genomic window of Triticum aestivum cultivar Chinese Spring chromosome 2D, IWGSC CS RefSeq v2.1, whole genome shotgun sequence:
- the LOC123055138 gene encoding phytosulfokine receptor 1, with translation MGARCGLLGFLLVAVVLLRVRGAHALNQTCDADLEALRAFSDGLEGKDASAGLVGWGAGDGGSCCSWTGVSCDLGRVVGLDLSNRSLRGVISPSVASLGRLAALNLSRNSFRGQAPAGLGLLPGLRVLDLSANALSGTFPPSGGAAGGFPAIEVVNVSFNEFAGPHPAFPGAANLTVLDISGNRFSGSINTTALCGAAQNLTVPRFSGNALSGDVPAGFSRCEALSELSLDGNGLAGSLPGDLYTMPELQRLSLQDNNLSGDLDNLGNLSQLVQIDLSYNKFTGFIPDVFGRLRKLESLNLATNGFNGTLPGSLSSCPMLTVVSIRNNSLSGEITLNFTLLPRLNTFDAGSNRLSGNIPPGLARCTELKTLNLAKNKLDGEIPESFKNLSSLLYLSLTGNGFTNLSSALQVLQDLPKLTSLVLTNNFHGEEMMPMDGIKGFKSMEVLVLANCALTGTIPPWLQTLENLSVLDISWNKLHGNIPPWLGSLNNLFYIDLSNNSFTGELPESFTRMKGLISSNGSSERASTEYIPLFIKKNSTGKGLQYNQASSFPASLSLSNNLLAGPVLPGFGHLVKLHVLDLSWNNFSGRIPDELSDMSSLEKLKLAHNDLSGSIPSSLTKLNFLSDFDVSYNNLTGDIPTGGQFLTFANEGFLGNPALCLLRNASCSEKARVVEAAHRKKSKASLAAVGVGTAVGVIFVLWITYVILARVVRSRMHECNPKAVANAEDSSSGSANSSLVLLFQNNKDLSIEDILKSTNHFDQAYIVGCGGFGLVYKSTLPDGRRVAIKRLSGDYSQIEREFQAEVETLSRAQHENLVLLQGYCKIGNDRLLIYSYMENGSLDYWLHERTDSGALLDWQKRLRIAQGSARGLAYLHMSCEPHILHRDIKSSNILLDENFEAHLADFGLARLVCAYDTHVTTDVVGTLGYIPPEYAQSPIATYKGDIYSFGIVLLELLTGRRPVDMCRPKGSRDVVSWVLQMRKEDRETEVFHPNVHDKANEGELLRVLEIACLCVTAAPKSRPMSQQLVTWLDDIAENRSLIIQ, from the coding sequence ATGGGGGCCCGCTGCGGCCTGCTCGGCTTCCTGCTCGTCGCCGTCGTCCTGCTCCGCGTCCGCGGCGCCCACGCCCTGAACCAGACGTGCGATGCTGACCTGGAGGCGCTCCGGGCCTTCTCCGACGGCCTGGAGGGGAAGGATGCCAGCGCCGGGCTGGTCGGGtggggcgccggcgacggcgggtCGTGCTGCTCCTGGACGGGCGTCTCCTGCGACCTCGGGAGGGTGGTTGGGCTGGATCTCTCCAACCGCAGCCTCCGCGGCGTCATCTCCCCCTCCGTCGCCTCCCTCGGCCGCCTCGCCGCGCTGAACCTCTCCCGGAACTCGTTCCGCGGCCAGGCGCCGGCGGGGCTCGGTCTGCTCCCCGGGCTGCGGGTGCTCGACCTCAGCGCCAACGCCCTCTCCGGCACGTTCCCGCCAAGCGGCGGCGCCGCCGGCGGGTTCCCGGCGATTGAGGTGGTGAACGTCTCCTTCAACGAGTTCGCGGGGCCGCACCCTGCGTTCCCCGGCGCGGCGAACCTGACGGTGCTCGACATCTCCGGCAACCGCTTCTCCGGCAGCATCAACACCACTGCGCTCTGCGGCGCCGCGCAGAACCTGACGGTCCCGCGGTTCTCGGGGAACGCACTCTCTGGCGACGTCCCGGCTGGCTTCAGCCGGTGCGAGGCGCTCTCCGAGCTCTCTCTCGACGGCAATGGCCTCGCGGGGAGCCTCCCGGGTGACCTGTACACGATGCCTGAACTGCAGAGGCTAAGCTTACAGGACAACAACCTCTCCGGTGACCTCGACAACCTCGGTAACCTGTCGCAGCTTGTGCAGATTGACTTGTCATATAACAAATTCACCGGCTTCATCCCTGATGTGTTTGGGAGGTTGAGGAAGCTGGAGTCCTTAAACTTGGCAACCAatggcttcaatggcacattgccTGGTTCACTGTCAAGCTGTCCGATGCTGACAGTGGTCAGCATAAGGAACAATTCGCTCTCCGGTGAGATCACACTCAACTTCACCTTGCTGCCAAGGCTGAACACTTTCGATGCTGGGTCAAATAGGCTGAGTGGTAATATACCTCCGGGCCTCGCCCGGTGCACCGAGCTGAAGACGCTGAACCTTGCTAAGAACAAGCTTGATGGGGAGATACCGGAGAGCTTCAAGAATTTGAGCTCACTGTTGTACCTGTCGCTGACAGGCAACGGCTTCACGAACCTGTCATCGGCACTGCAAGTCTTGCAGGACCTGCCCAAACTGACCAGCTTGGTGCTCACCAACAATTTCCATGGGGAGGAGATGATGCCGATGGATGGCATCAAAGGCTTCAAGAGCATGGAGGTGCTTGTCCTGGCGAACTGCGCGCTCACCGGCACAATCCCCCCTTGGCTGCAGACCCTTGAGAACCTCAGTGTGCTGGACATTTCGTGGAACAAGCTGCATGGTAACATCCCCCCATGGCTGGGCAGCCTGAACAATCTCTTCTACATTGATCTGTCAAACAATTCGTTCACCGGGGAACTCCCTGAGAGCTTTACACGGATGAAGGGTCTGATTTCAAGTAATGGCTCGAGTGAGCGGGCGTCGACAGAGTACATCCCCTTATTTATCAAGAAGAATTCAACAGGCAAGGGTTTGCAGTACAACCAAGCCAGCAGCTTCCCGGCATCACTGTCCCTCTCCAACAACTTGCTTGCTGGGCCGGTATTGCCGGGATTTGGTCATCTTGTGAAGCTTCATGTACTGGACCTCAGCTGGAACAACTTCTCGGGGCGAATTCCCGATGAGTTGTCAGACATGTCGAGCTTGGAAAAGTTGAAGTTGGCTCACAATGATCTCAGTGGGAGCATACCGTCATCTCTGACAAAGCTCAATTTCCTCTCCGACTTTGATGTGTCATACAATAATTTGACTGGAGATATCCCAACCGGGGGCCAGTTTTTGACATTCGCGAATGAAGGCTTTCTGGGCAATCCTGCGCTCTGCCTCCTTCGGAATGCCTCCTGCTCCGAGAAGGCTCGAGTTGTGGAAGCAGCACACCGTAAGAAGAGCAAAGCCAGCCTTGCTGCAGTTGGAGTAGGAACTGCAGTCGGGGTTATCTTTGTCTTGTGGATTACTTATGTGATTTTGGCAAGGGTTGTCCGTTCAAGAATGCACGAGTGCAATCCAAAGGCGGTTGCTAATGCTGAAGACTCCTCCTCAGGGTCTGCTAACTCAAGCTTGGTGCTGCTATTCCAGAACAATAAAGATCTCAGCATCGAGGACATCTTGAAGTCCACGAACCACTTTGATCAAGCATACATAGTTGGATGTGGTGGTTTTGGCCTCGTCTACAAATCAACGCTGCCGGATGGGCGGAGGGTTGCGATCAAGCGCCTTTCAGGCGACTACTCTCAGATCGAGAGGGAGTTTCAGGCCGAGGTGGAGACACTTTCAAGGGCCCAGCATGAGAACCTTGTGTTGCTGCAGGGGTACTGCAAGATCGGCAACGACAGGCTGCTGATCTACTCATACATGGAGAATGGCAGCTTGGATTACTGGCTTCACGAGAGGACGGATAGCGGTGCGCTGCTGGATTGGCAGAAGCGGCTGCGGATAGCACAGGGTTCGGCAAGGGGGTTGGCATACCTGCACATGTCATGTGAGCCACACATACTGCACCGAGACATCAAGTCAAGCAACATCCTCCTGGATGAGAACTTTGAAGCTCACCTGGCAGATTTCGGACTGGCGAGGCTTGTCTGCGCGTACGACACCCACGTCACCACGGATGTCGTTGGGACCCTGGGCTACATTCCTCCAGAGTATGCCCAGTCGCCCATCGCGACTTACAAGGGCGACATCTACAGCTTCGGcatcgtgctgctggagctgctcaCCGGCCGGAGGCCTGTGGACATGTGCAGGCCCAAGGGGAGCAGGGACGTCGTGTCGTGGGTGCTTCAGATGAGGAAAGAGGACAGGGAGACTGAGGTTTTTCACCCGAATGTGCATGACAAGGCGAATGAAGGCGAGCTGCTGAGGGTGCTTGAGATTGCGTGCCTCTGCGTAACCGCTGCCCCCAAGTCAAGGCCGATGTCGCAGCAGCTTGTCACCTGGCTCGACGACATTGCGGAAAACCGTAGCTTAATAATCCAGTGA